In Dolichospermum flos-aquae CCAP 1403/13F, the following proteins share a genomic window:
- a CDS encoding cation:proton antiporter: MEAPFEITLQMVITVFAGISAQVMAAYFKLPSIVLLLLLGILLGKDGLGILQPHLLGTGLEVIVSLATAIILFEGGLKLDRQELGKVSLSLQLLVTLGTLITLLGGSLAAHWLGEFPWNIAVLYASIVVVTGPTVIGPLIQQINVDRQVGTLLEGEGVLIDPVGAILAYVVLDTILNGDTDPINAIIGLILRFAVGAGIGGVGGYLMSWMFKRANFISFELKNLVVLAVLWVLFALAQMIRSESGIMTTVVAGAVFANSSVPEERLLRSFKNQLTILSVSVLFILLAADLSIASVLALGWGSLFTVLVLMFVVRPINIILCTWNSDLNWRQKLFLSWVAPRGIVSASVASLFAILLTQRGINGGDSIKALVFLTIIMTVFCQGLTAGWLVKWLRITSKDATGAVIVGCNPLGLLIARFFQERGESVVMIDTDPERLAQAEAQNLRVIASSALDGEILEEAGIGSMGTFLAITSNGEVNFVLAQRAAEEFNPPRVLAIFPRHPQGSPSENSKVDQAFVSDLPVKTWNEYLMNGQVKLGTTTLNAAEFDSQQEHIQEKIRDGILVPLLLERQERLQVMSATQEWEIGDRIIYLLYDSRPNLLKLLSGASQSTPLTMETLAEVEEVKVK, encoded by the coding sequence ATGGAAGCACCTTTTGAAATCACCCTCCAGATGGTGATCACTGTTTTTGCAGGCATTAGCGCCCAGGTAATGGCTGCATATTTCAAACTACCCAGCATCGTCTTACTACTCCTCTTAGGCATCCTTTTAGGTAAAGACGGGCTGGGGATATTACAACCCCATTTACTAGGAACAGGATTAGAAGTGATTGTTTCCCTAGCAACAGCAATCATTTTGTTTGAAGGAGGACTCAAATTAGATCGCCAGGAGTTGGGCAAAGTTTCCCTCAGTCTCCAGTTACTCGTCACCTTGGGAACTCTGATCACCCTACTAGGGGGAAGTCTTGCGGCGCACTGGCTAGGGGAGTTTCCCTGGAATATAGCAGTTCTGTATGCGTCCATTGTTGTTGTCACCGGACCGACCGTAATTGGTCCATTAATTCAACAAATTAACGTAGATAGACAAGTAGGAACGCTATTAGAAGGCGAAGGAGTGTTAATAGATCCAGTGGGAGCTATCCTAGCTTACGTTGTCCTGGATACGATTTTAAATGGTGATACAGACCCGATTAATGCCATTATTGGTCTAATTTTACGTTTCGCTGTGGGTGCGGGCATTGGTGGCGTTGGTGGATATTTAATGAGTTGGATGTTTAAACGCGCCAATTTCATTTCCTTTGAACTGAAAAATCTGGTTGTACTGGCAGTTTTATGGGTGTTGTTTGCCCTAGCGCAAATGATTCGCTCTGAATCAGGAATTATGACCACAGTAGTAGCCGGTGCGGTGTTTGCTAACTCTTCAGTTCCCGAAGAGCGGTTATTGCGAAGCTTTAAAAATCAACTGACAATTCTCAGCGTTTCTGTTTTATTCATCCTCCTAGCGGCTGATTTATCCATTGCCAGTGTCTTGGCTTTAGGTTGGGGGAGTTTATTCACCGTTTTGGTGTTAATGTTTGTTGTTCGCCCCATTAACATTATTTTGTGTACTTGGAATAGTGATCTGAATTGGCGACAGAAACTATTTTTAAGTTGGGTTGCACCCAGAGGCATAGTCTCCGCCTCTGTAGCGTCTTTATTTGCGATTTTACTGACACAGAGGGGCATTAATGGTGGTGATTCGATTAAAGCTTTAGTCTTTTTGACAATTATCATGACGGTTTTTTGTCAAGGTTTAACCGCTGGCTGGTTGGTTAAATGGTTACGAATTACCTCTAAAGATGCAACTGGGGCGGTAATTGTGGGCTGTAATCCCTTGGGTTTATTAATTGCCCGCTTTTTTCAAGAACGGGGAGAAAGTGTAGTGATGATTGATACTGACCCGGAACGGTTAGCCCAAGCTGAAGCCCAAAATCTCCGAGTGATTGCTAGTAGTGCTTTAGATGGGGAAATACTGGAAGAAGCTGGTATTGGTTCGATGGGGACTTTTTTAGCCATTACCAGTAATGGTGAAGTGAATTTTGTTTTAGCTCAACGGGCTGCTGAGGAATTTAATCCTCCCCGTGTTCTAGCCATATTCCCCCGACATCCTCAAGGATCTCCTTCGGAGAATAGTAAAGTTGATCAAGCTTTTGTCTCTGATTTACCAGTAAAAACTTGGAATGAATATTTGATGAATGGACAGGTGAAATTGGGAACAACTACATTAAATGCGGCAGAATTTGACTCTCAACAAGAACATATACAAGAAAAAATTCGAGATGGGATTTTAGTACCACTGTTGTTAGAAAGACAAGAACGTTTACAGGTAATGTCGGCTACTCAAGAATGGGAAATAGGCGATCGCATTATCTATCTATTATATGATTCCCGTCCTAATCTTTTAAAACTTCTTTCTGGTGCTAGTCAGTCTACACCGCTAACTATGGAAACATTAGCAGAAGTTGAAGAAGTAAAAGTTAAATAA